In one Sphingobacterium daejeonense genomic region, the following are encoded:
- a CDS encoding HesB/IscA family protein, with product MTAVAPVTLTEGALSELNKLIDQQEISEDFGLRIGVEGGGCSGMSYILGFDQKKDGDTEYNIQGIRVFMNKAHGLYLAGMEIDFKNGLDARGFTFNNPNATSTCGCGSSFSA from the coding sequence TTGACAGCTGTGGCTCCGGTTACTTTGACCGAAGGCGCATTAAGTGAACTAAACAAACTGATCGACCAACAAGAGATAAGTGAAGATTTCGGTCTTCGTATTGGTGTTGAAGGTGGTGGTTGTTCGGGAATGAGCTACATTTTGGGGTTCGACCAAAAGAAGGACGGCGATACAGAATATAATATTCAGGGCATCCGTGTTTTCATGAACAAAGCTCATGGTCTATATTTAGCTGGGATGGAGATTGACTTCAAGAATGGCTTGGATGCTCGCGGATTTACGTTCAACAATCCAAATGCTACAAGTACATGCGGTTGCGGAAGCAGCTTCTCAGCATAA
- a CDS encoding RNA polymerase sigma factor, whose protein sequence is MNKKSDQELVQAYVKGEERALQVLLERYKTKIYTSIYHQVKDQYLAEDIFQETFIKVINTLKAGRYNDEGKFLPWVMRIAHNMVIDHFRREKRAPNVVNNDGFDIFEVLQFSDDSVEMKMVKDQRDVDLKKIIQLLPDDQKEVLIMRLFCDMSFKDIADITDVSINTALGRMRYALSNLRKMIEENNMMFQLG, encoded by the coding sequence TTGAATAAAAAGAGTGACCAGGAATTGGTCCAAGCGTATGTAAAAGGTGAAGAGAGAGCCTTACAAGTGCTATTAGAACGTTATAAAACGAAAATCTATACATCAATATATCATCAAGTAAAGGATCAATACCTTGCTGAGGATATATTTCAAGAGACATTCATCAAAGTAATCAATACACTGAAAGCAGGCAGATACAATGATGAGGGAAAGTTTCTTCCTTGGGTCATGCGTATTGCTCACAACATGGTGATTGACCATTTCAGAAGAGAAAAGAGAGCGCCAAATGTAGTAAACAATGACGGCTTCGATATCTTTGAAGTATTGCAATTTTCGGATGACAGTGTAGAGATGAAAATGGTAAAAGACCAACGCGATGTTGATCTGAAGAAAATCATTCAACTTCTTCCGGATGATCAAAAAGAAGTATTGATCATGCGCCTTTTCTGTGATATGAGCTTTAAGGATATTGCCGATATTACAGATGTAAGCATCAATACAGCATTGGGAAGGATGAGATATGCATTGAGTAATCTCCGAAAAATGATCGAGGAGAATAACATGATGTTTCAATTAGGATAA
- a CDS encoding zinc metallopeptidase, whose translation MYWIIFIGIMVVSWIVQFIFKNKFKKYSEMPLSSGLSGAEIAQKMLNENGINDVQVISVEGQLTDHYNPANRTVNLSPDVYHGRSVAAAAVAAHECGHAVQHATAYSWLQFRSAMVPIVSVASRLTTWVLMIGVIMMAFSGNVYVLAIGVGALALTTLFSFITLPVEFDASNRALAWLNASRITHSTEEHDGAKDALKWAAMTYVVAALSALVTLLYYASILFGRRD comes from the coding sequence ATGTATTGGATAATTTTTATCGGAATAATGGTTGTAAGCTGGATAGTTCAGTTTATATTCAAAAATAAGTTTAAGAAATACTCGGAGATGCCATTGTCCTCCGGGCTATCTGGGGCAGAGATTGCTCAAAAGATGCTAAATGAAAATGGAATCAACGATGTTCAGGTTATTTCTGTGGAAGGTCAATTAACAGATCACTACAATCCCGCTAACAGGACCGTGAACTTGAGCCCTGATGTTTATCATGGTCGTTCGGTTGCTGCTGCTGCGGTTGCTGCCCACGAATGTGGCCACGCTGTTCAACATGCTACGGCTTATTCTTGGTTGCAATTTCGTTCGGCGATGGTGCCAATCGTTAGTGTAGCATCTCGTTTGACGACGTGGGTGTTGATGATTGGTGTAATCATGATGGCTTTTTCAGGAAATGTTTATGTGCTAGCAATAGGAGTTGGAGCATTGGCGCTGACCACCTTGTTCAGTTTTATAACATTGCCAGTAGAGTTTGATGCTTCTAACCGTGCCTTGGCTTGGTTGAATGCTTCACGTATTACCCATAGTACCGAAGAACATGATGGAGCTAAAGATGCCTTGAAATGGGCTGCCATGACTTATGTAGTCGCTGCTCTTTCTGCCTTAGTTACTTTGTTGTACTATGCATCGATTCTATTCGGAAGAAGAGATTAA
- the ndhC gene encoding NADH-quinone oxidoreductase subunit A, with protein MLNLLLQIQGGAGFTLIEMAIFLGVLIIGLLYVWKSGDISWIKPTHQKPTVPVGIPSSAYEDLNSRKYEVRDFREQEIQEVLAEKAASPVKMGFKPKFKKPNSES; from the coding sequence ATGCTGAATTTATTGCTGCAGATTCAAGGTGGGGCTGGTTTTACCTTGATTGAAATGGCCATATTTTTGGGCGTCTTGATAATTGGTTTGCTTTATGTTTGGAAGAGTGGAGATATCAGTTGGATAAAACCTACGCATCAAAAACCTACTGTTCCGGTTGGAATTCCATCCTCAGCGTATGAAGATTTGAATTCAAGGAAATATGAGGTGCGAGATTTTAGGGAGCAGGAAATTCAGGAAGTATTAGCTGAAAAGGCGGCTTCCCCAGTAAAGATGGGATTTAAACCTAAGTTCAAGAAACCTAATTCAGAATCATGA
- a CDS encoding NADH-quinone oxidoreductase subunit B, whose protein sequence is MSLDKQLQQRDGVIIAKMDDLLNWARLSSMWPISFGIACCAIEMMGAMAATYDLDRLGVFPRPSPRQSDVMIIAGTVTFKMADRIKRLYEQMPDPKYVISMGSCSDCGGPYWQHGYHVVKGVDKIIPVDVYVQGCPPRPEALIGAFLELQKKIEEQSLLKGDIFPTEVEQV, encoded by the coding sequence ATGAGTTTAGATAAGCAATTGCAACAACGTGATGGAGTTATTATCGCCAAGATGGATGACCTTCTCAATTGGGCACGTCTTTCTTCGATGTGGCCAATTAGTTTTGGTATTGCCTGTTGTGCGATTGAGATGATGGGCGCTATGGCTGCAACCTATGATTTGGACCGGTTAGGAGTTTTTCCACGTCCCTCACCTAGGCAATCTGATGTGATGATCATCGCAGGTACAGTAACGTTCAAGATGGCAGATCGTATTAAACGATTGTATGAACAGATGCCTGATCCGAAATATGTTATTTCGATGGGTTCTTGTTCAGATTGCGGAGGTCCGTATTGGCAGCACGGTTATCATGTTGTGAAGGGGGTTGACAAAATCATTCCAGTTGACGTTTACGTGCAGGGATGTCCCCCACGGCCAGAGGCACTGATAGGTGCATTTTTAGAATTACAAAAGAAAATAGAAGAACAGTCTTTACTGAAGGGGGATATTTTTCCGACGGAGGTTGAGCAAGTATAA
- a CDS encoding 5-(carboxyamino)imidazole ribonucleotide synthase: protein MAKDFYGDLRLGILGGGQLGRMLIQEAINFNVNIHVLDPDPNAPCKKLCNQFEVGSLSDFDTVYNFGKDLDMVTIEIEKVNVEALEALENEGVLVFPQSRVIRLIQDKGLQKQFFKQNDIPTSAFQFVSNKEGLANCQIQLPYIQKLRKDGYDGKGVKKINSSADFADAFDAPSIVEELVDFEKEIAVMVARNDKGDMATFPMVEMEFNPQANLVEFLISPSTYSFDIQSKAESIAMKIANDLQIVGVLAVEMFLTKEGDILVNELAPRPHNSGHQTIEGNFTSQFGQHLRAIFNLPLGNTESRANAIMVNLLGEEGYEGLAKYEGIEEALAIDGVYVHLYGKKYTKPFRKMGHVTIVNQDRATAIENARKVQELIKVIA, encoded by the coding sequence ATGGCGAAAGATTTTTATGGTGATTTGCGCCTAGGGATTTTAGGCGGTGGCCAATTAGGTCGTATGCTAATCCAGGAAGCAATAAACTTTAATGTTAACATTCATGTATTGGATCCTGATCCAAATGCACCTTGTAAGAAATTGTGCAATCAATTTGAAGTGGGTTCACTTTCAGATTTTGATACCGTTTACAATTTTGGTAAGGATTTGGATATGGTGACGATTGAGATTGAAAAGGTAAATGTGGAGGCATTGGAGGCTTTGGAAAATGAAGGGGTACTCGTATTCCCTCAATCTAGAGTTATCCGCTTAATTCAGGATAAAGGATTGCAAAAACAATTCTTTAAACAAAATGACATCCCAACTTCCGCCTTTCAATTTGTTTCCAATAAAGAAGGTTTGGCGAACTGTCAAATCCAATTGCCATATATTCAAAAATTGCGCAAGGATGGATACGATGGTAAGGGTGTTAAGAAAATCAATTCTTCAGCTGATTTTGCAGATGCGTTTGATGCGCCTAGTATCGTTGAAGAACTGGTAGACTTTGAAAAGGAAATCGCGGTGATGGTTGCTAGAAATGACAAAGGAGATATGGCAACATTCCCGATGGTAGAAATGGAGTTTAATCCTCAAGCTAACTTAGTGGAATTCCTGATTTCTCCATCTACCTATTCTTTTGATATCCAATCCAAAGCGGAGAGTATTGCGATGAAAATTGCCAATGATTTACAGATTGTAGGCGTTTTGGCTGTTGAGATGTTCTTGACCAAGGAGGGTGATATTTTAGTAAATGAATTGGCACCACGACCACATAATTCTGGTCATCAAACCATTGAAGGTAATTTCACTTCACAATTTGGTCAACACTTGAGGGCGATTTTCAATTTGCCTTTGGGGAATACGGAGTCTAGGGCAAATGCGATAATGGTGAACTTGCTAGGCGAGGAGGGTTATGAAGGGTTGGCAAAATACGAAGGTATTGAGGAAGCATTAGCAATAGACGGTGTTTATGTACATTTGTATGGTAAAAAATATACCAAGCCATTCCGTAAAATGGGGCACGTAACGATTGTAAACCAAGATCGTGCAACAGCGATTGAGAATGCGCGCAAGGTTCAGGAATTGATTAAAGTAATAGCATAA
- the purE gene encoding 5-(carboxyamino)imidazole ribonucleotide mutase, producing MENAKVSVIMGSKSDLPVMQDAIEVLKYLGVAFELTIVSAHRTPKRMFDFAEQAAGRGIKVIIAGAGGAAHLPGMVASITTLPVIGVPVKSSNSIDGWDSVLSILQMPNGIPVATVALNAAKNAGILAAQILATSDDSLVARIQEFKNELRDKVEESAEEVERLVF from the coding sequence ATGGAAAACGCAAAAGTATCGGTTATTATGGGTAGCAAGTCTGACTTGCCAGTCATGCAGGATGCCATTGAGGTTTTAAAATATTTAGGTGTAGCCTTTGAACTGACTATTGTTTCTGCACATCGTACTCCAAAACGTATGTTTGATTTTGCGGAACAAGCTGCTGGCAGAGGGATAAAAGTTATTATCGCTGGTGCTGGTGGTGCTGCACATCTACCGGGAATGGTAGCATCTATCACAACATTACCAGTTATTGGTGTTCCTGTGAAGTCATCTAATTCCATCGATGGTTGGGATTCTGTACTTTCTATCTTACAGATGCCAAATGGTATTCCGGTTGCTACAGTCGCTTTAAATGCCGCAAAAAATGCAGGTATTTTGGCCGCACAGATCTTGGCAACAAGTGATGATAGCTTGGTAGCTAGAATTCAGGAATTCAAGAATGAACTAAGAGATAAAGTTGAAGAAAGTGCTGAAGAGGTTGAACGCTTGGTTTTTTAA
- a CDS encoding sugar phosphate isomerase/epimerase family protein translates to MTQSRRNFLKLASMGLVGGLVAPHLISCESMNKKSGSPLKNIGLQLFTLRDLLSQNPQEVLKSVSKIGYTHVETYGADPNTGTFWGVAVDELKKALNDNNLKTHSGHYDLGKYLDKDSSDKENIEKYIEIAHNLGQEYIIAPVPPMHKLNKLNQSDYQYMAEQLNKAGEMSKKAGITMGYHNHFWEFKEFGNGTNGLDVLLAFTEKDLVAFELDMFWITKAGASPQSYFEKHPGRFPLWHIKDMDRAFSTPLDINKVDPKTGKRDTLDLMETMKSIKYTEVGSGSINFINLQQFANESGLKYAFVEQDDIYSPDKYASIKKSYDYVQKNFK, encoded by the coding sequence ATGACACAATCAAGAAGAAATTTCCTAAAGCTTGCGAGCATGGGATTAGTTGGCGGTCTTGTTGCTCCTCACTTGATTTCCTGCGAAAGCATGAATAAGAAGTCAGGTTCTCCACTTAAAAACATCGGTTTACAGTTATTCACCCTTCGCGATCTGCTATCGCAAAACCCTCAAGAAGTATTAAAATCAGTTTCCAAAATCGGCTATACTCATGTCGAGACATACGGCGCTGACCCCAATACCGGTACTTTCTGGGGCGTTGCTGTTGATGAACTCAAGAAAGCATTGAATGACAACAACCTGAAAACGCATAGTGGACACTATGATTTGGGCAAATATCTAGACAAAGACAGCTCTGATAAAGAAAATATTGAAAAGTATATTGAAATTGCGCATAATCTCGGACAGGAATATATTATCGCTCCAGTACCACCAATGCACAAATTGAATAAACTGAACCAATCAGACTACCAATACATGGCCGAACAATTGAACAAGGCTGGGGAAATGTCCAAAAAGGCTGGTATCACCATGGGATACCATAACCACTTTTGGGAATTCAAAGAATTCGGAAATGGAACAAATGGGCTAGATGTCCTATTGGCATTCACTGAAAAAGATTTGGTAGCATTTGAACTCGACATGTTCTGGATCACTAAGGCTGGCGCAAGTCCGCAATCTTACTTTGAAAAACATCCTGGACGATTCCCATTATGGCATATCAAAGATATGGACAGAGCCTTCTCAACTCCTTTGGACATCAACAAGGTGGATCCTAAAACTGGAAAAAGAGATACTTTGGACCTAATGGAAACCATGAAAAGTATAAAATATACGGAAGTTGGAAGCGGAAGCATTAACTTTATTAATCTTCAGCAATTTGCCAATGAAAGTGGACTCAAATATGCATTCGTTGAACAGGATGATATCTATTCACCTGACAAATATGCAAGTATTAAAAAGAGCTACGACTACGTACAAAAAAACTTTAAATAA
- the pyrH gene encoding UMP kinase, which produces MKYKRILLKLSGEALMGEQSYGIDINRVAQYAKDIQELHSLGMEIAIVIGGGNIYRGLSAEKAGMDRVQADYMGMLATVINSMALQDALEKVGIKTRLLTAIKMEQICEPFIRRRAVRHLEKGRIVIFGAGTGNPYFTTDTAASLRAIEINADAVLKGTRVDGIYTADPEKDPTAKKFDHISFTDVYEKGLNVMDMTAFTLCQENNLPIIVFDMNKPGNLLKLANGEHVGTVVS; this is translated from the coding sequence ATGAAATACAAACGCATACTACTTAAACTTAGTGGCGAAGCTTTAATGGGCGAGCAAAGCTACGGTATCGACATTAATCGTGTTGCACAATACGCAAAAGACATTCAGGAACTTCATAGTTTAGGCATGGAAATCGCCATCGTCATCGGTGGTGGTAATATCTACCGTGGCCTAAGTGCCGAAAAAGCAGGGATGGACCGTGTTCAAGCAGATTACATGGGAATGTTAGCAACCGTAATCAACTCTATGGCTCTTCAAGATGCGCTAGAAAAGGTTGGAATAAAAACCCGTCTGTTGACAGCCATCAAAATGGAGCAAATCTGTGAACCATTTATTCGCAGAAGAGCTGTGCGTCACTTAGAGAAAGGCCGTATCGTAATCTTCGGAGCAGGAACTGGGAATCCATACTTCACCACCGATACTGCAGCCTCTCTACGTGCCATTGAAATCAATGCTGATGCAGTATTAAAAGGAACCCGTGTAGATGGAATCTATACCGCAGATCCAGAAAAAGATCCAACAGCGAAGAAATTTGACCATATCTCTTTTACCGATGTCTACGAAAAAGGACTCAACGTAATGGATATGACAGCATTTACGCTTTGCCAAGAAAACAACCTACCTATTATCGTTTTCGACATGAACAAACCAGGAAACCTATTGAAATTGGCAAATGGTGAACATGTAGGAACAGTGGTTAGTTAA
- the bshA gene encoding N-acetyl-alpha-D-glucosaminyl L-malate synthase BshA, whose product MKIGIVCYPTFGGSGVVATELGKALANNGHQVHFITYSQPARLDFFSENLFYHEVAINQYPLFDFPPYETALASKLVDVVRFEGLDLLHVHYAIPHASVAFLAKQILKTYGINIPVVTTLHGTDITLVGKDKSFSPVVTFSINQSDGVTTVSENLKEQTLEYFDVHNGIKVIPNFIDLQRFHNKNHEHFKKAIAPNHERVIVHTSNFRKVKRVEDVVRIFHKVTQEVPSKLLMVGDGPERRNAEELARELGITDSIRFLGKQDAIEEILSIADLFLMPSGSESFGLAALEAMACKVPVVSSNTGGLPELNKEGFSGFLSDVGDIDDMAKNSIYILEDCQRLNEFKENALQRAKDFELSKIVPIYENFYSEVIEKVKKGNISN is encoded by the coding sequence ATGAAAATAGGCATTGTATGTTATCCTACCTTTGGGGGCAGTGGAGTTGTAGCAACCGAATTAGGTAAAGCATTGGCTAACAATGGGCATCAGGTCCATTTTATTACCTATAGTCAGCCTGCAAGGTTAGACTTTTTCTCAGAGAATTTATTCTACCATGAGGTAGCAATCAATCAATATCCATTATTTGATTTTCCGCCTTACGAAACAGCTTTGGCAAGTAAACTGGTGGATGTAGTCCGATTTGAAGGGCTAGATTTACTGCATGTACATTATGCCATTCCACATGCCTCAGTAGCATTTTTAGCAAAACAAATCCTAAAAACTTACGGCATCAATATCCCAGTAGTCACCACACTTCATGGTACAGACATTACATTAGTAGGCAAGGATAAGAGTTTTAGTCCTGTTGTTACCTTCTCCATAAATCAATCAGACGGGGTTACTACAGTTTCTGAAAACTTGAAAGAACAAACCCTAGAATATTTTGATGTACACAATGGAATAAAGGTTATCCCTAATTTTATTGACCTACAGCGGTTCCATAATAAAAATCACGAGCACTTTAAAAAAGCAATAGCACCAAACCACGAAAGGGTTATTGTACACACCTCAAATTTCAGAAAAGTAAAAAGGGTTGAGGATGTGGTTCGTATTTTCCATAAAGTTACCCAAGAAGTTCCCAGTAAGCTTCTAATGGTTGGAGATGGTCCTGAACGCCGCAATGCTGAAGAATTGGCCAGGGAATTAGGAATCACCGACAGCATCCGCTTTCTGGGTAAACAAGATGCCATAGAAGAGATCTTGTCTATTGCCGATTTATTCTTGATGCCTTCAGGTTCGGAGTCCTTTGGATTAGCCGCTCTGGAAGCCATGGCATGTAAGGTACCGGTCGTTTCTTCAAATACTGGTGGTCTACCGGAGTTAAATAAAGAAGGATTCAGTGGATTTTTGAGCGATGTTGGTGATATTGATGATATGGCAAAAAATTCAATCTACATATTGGAAGATTGCCAACGATTAAATGAATTTAAAGAAAACGCTTTGCAACGTGCTAAGGACTTTGAATTGAGCAAAATCGTACCAATCTATGAGAATTTTTATTCTGAGGTTATTGAAAAGGTAAAAAAAGGAAACATTTCTAATTAA
- the arfB gene encoding alternative ribosome rescue aminoacyl-tRNA hydrolase ArfB translates to MEKIVILLQMRVNKELLIQELSFKTSRSGGKGGQNVNKVSSKVMLNWDVANSQAFDAEQKDLIAERLSNRISKEGLLQLDSSIDRSQLKNKELVTERFFNLIEDALKVNAKRIPTKTPKSVILDRLDRKKKQSSKKANRQWKFDD, encoded by the coding sequence ATGGAAAAAATTGTAATTTTATTACAAATGCGTGTAAATAAAGAATTATTAATTCAAGAACTGAGCTTTAAAACTTCAAGATCTGGAGGCAAAGGAGGGCAAAATGTTAATAAAGTTTCCTCTAAGGTTATGTTGAACTGGGATGTTGCTAATTCTCAGGCTTTTGATGCCGAACAGAAGGATTTGATTGCTGAAAGATTGTCCAATAGAATTTCCAAAGAAGGATTATTGCAATTGGACTCAAGTATCGATAGAAGCCAATTGAAAAATAAAGAATTGGTAACCGAAAGATTCTTTAATCTTATTGAAGACGCATTAAAAGTCAATGCCAAAAGAATTCCTACCAAAACGCCTAAATCCGTCATCCTAGATCGATTGGATCGCAAGAAAAAACAATCATCGAAAAAAGCGAATCGACAATGGAAATTTGACGATTAA
- a CDS encoding BlaI/MecI/CopY family transcriptional regulator, translating to MDELKELTKAEEQIMHSLWDIGGGFVKDIIEIFPEPKPAYNTVSTIVRILETKGFVDHESFGKSHRYFPKIEKEEYKKLITGKLLQGYFENSASSMLSFFLEEKKLDVQDLDEIMKLIQKHKK from the coding sequence ATGGACGAGTTAAAAGAACTTACAAAGGCCGAGGAGCAAATTATGCATAGTTTGTGGGATATTGGGGGTGGATTTGTCAAAGATATCATTGAAATCTTTCCTGAACCAAAGCCTGCCTATAATACAGTATCTACTATTGTACGGATTCTCGAGACAAAGGGTTTTGTGGATCATGAGTCTTTTGGAAAAAGCCATCGTTATTTTCCAAAGATTGAAAAAGAAGAATATAAAAAACTTATAACCGGAAAACTGTTACAAGGTTATTTTGAGAATTCTGCTAGTTCCATGCTCTCTTTCTTTTTGGAAGAGAAGAAATTGGATGTGCAGGATTTAGATGAGATCATGAAACTCATTCAGAAACATAAGAAATAA
- a CDS encoding energy transducer TonB, translating into MALALFFLIYRFGLKRLTFFNLNRWYLLSSIFIAYLIPLVLFIDFQVPEMMQVTLPVLDLSLNGKVNQELAPIAVNMVQEKNWILDNWVRLFYWIGVIVTLALIGYRILLLFSKQFSAKHQGSYSFFNSIKIGAEVKDESLIKAHEELHVKQGHSYDILFVELIRAFNWFNPVLFWIRDELKFQHECIVDNHFSEDKVAYAELLVAYAMNIHPHHLSHEFSNKSILKERIKMIFKDKSNSKHRLLYLLILPMAIMLLGLTINCKSPNKESSSSTADTIATTGPEAMTDSSVSKVEEVASETVQEEKSSSSEPIEVSSKNIEEEKIVFPEPKSKVDDVMDFEKVELPAVYPGGLNQFRKTVSENVQYTQAAIDAGARGTVELSFVIDTEGKLQDIKVVKDLGYGMGQQSVAALKNTKRMEACNP; encoded by the coding sequence TTGGCTCTTGCATTATTTTTTCTGATCTATAGATTTGGACTTAAGAGATTGACTTTTTTCAATTTAAACCGCTGGTATTTATTGAGCAGTATTTTTATTGCCTATTTGATTCCCTTGGTTTTATTTATAGATTTCCAAGTTCCAGAAATGATGCAAGTCACTTTGCCGGTCTTGGATCTTTCCTTAAATGGAAAGGTTAATCAAGAACTGGCTCCAATTGCTGTAAATATGGTTCAGGAGAAGAATTGGATCCTAGATAATTGGGTTCGATTGTTTTATTGGATTGGTGTAATTGTAACGCTTGCATTGATAGGATATAGGATCTTACTATTGTTTTCGAAGCAATTTTCTGCGAAGCATCAGGGGAGTTATTCCTTTTTCAATTCTATCAAAATTGGAGCTGAAGTCAAGGATGAATCGTTAATAAAAGCTCATGAAGAATTGCACGTTAAGCAAGGTCATAGTTATGATATACTATTTGTTGAACTCATTCGTGCATTCAATTGGTTCAATCCAGTATTGTTTTGGATCAGGGATGAGCTTAAATTCCAACATGAATGTATCGTAGATAATCATTTTTCTGAAGACAAGGTTGCGTATGCGGAGCTTTTAGTCGCTTATGCCATGAATATTCATCCTCATCATTTGAGCCATGAGTTTTCCAATAAATCTATTTTAAAGGAAAGGATAAAAATGATATTTAAGGATAAATCAAATTCAAAACACAGATTATTATACTTATTGATCTTGCCTATGGCCATTATGCTTTTAGGACTGACGATCAATTGTAAATCACCAAATAAGGAGTCGAGTTCTAGTACTGCAGATACTATTGCAACCACTGGGCCTGAAGCAATGACAGATTCAAGCGTTTCAAAGGTTGAAGAAGTCGCTTCTGAAACAGTGCAGGAGGAGAAGAGCAGTTCTTCTGAGCCTATTGAGGTGAGCTCAAAAAATATCGAAGAGGAAAAAATTGTTTTTCCGGAACCAAAATCAAAGGTTGATGATGTTATGGATTTTGAGAAGGTCGAACTTCCAGCAGTATATCCAGGTGGGTTAAATCAATTTAGAAAAACGGTATCGGAGAATGTACAATATACACAAGCTGCTATCGATGCTGGGGCGAGAGGTACTGTTGAACTAAGTTTTGTAATCGATACGGAAGGAAAGCTTCAGGATATTAAGGTGGTTAAAGATTTAGGATATGGCATGGGGCAACAAAGTGTTGCCGCTTTAAAAAACACAAAAAGAATGGAGGCCTGCAATCCATAA
- a CDS encoding phosphoribosylaminoimidazolesuccinocarboxamide synthase, with protein sequence MRRYAAYCEEGQPLDSFVEVTIKDDERGDPVISEDALEMLGLLNKQQYQELKELTKKICGIVKDELAKKGLELYDIKLEFGHDKTNNQIILIDEISGGNMRVYKDGNYVPPLELEKLFLA encoded by the coding sequence TTGAGAAGATATGCAGCGTATTGTGAAGAAGGTCAACCATTGGACAGCTTCGTAGAAGTAACCATCAAAGATGATGAGCGTGGAGACCCTGTTATTTCTGAAGATGCCCTGGAGATGCTTGGACTACTGAACAAACAACAATACCAAGAATTAAAGGAGCTGACCAAAAAAATCTGCGGAATCGTAAAAGATGAATTAGCAAAGAAAGGCCTCGAGCTATATGATATCAAATTGGAATTTGGCCACGATAAAACAAATAACCAAATCATCCTGATCGATGAAATATCAGGCGGAAATATGCGCGTATACAAAGACGGCAATTATGTCCCGCCTTTGGAATTGGAAAAATTGTTTCTAGCTTAA
- a CDS encoding phosphoribosylaminoimidazolesuccinocarboxamide synthase — MEKIYQGKTKDVYSLGDNQILLQFKDDVTGENGVFDPGANTVGLTIEGAGKSGLKMTTYFFEVLNKLGIPTHFISSDIDKVQMIVKDAKVFGKGLEVICRYRAVWQLFEKICSVL, encoded by the coding sequence ATGGAAAAAATCTATCAAGGAAAAACAAAAGACGTTTATAGTCTGGGGGACAATCAAATTCTATTGCAATTCAAAGACGATGTTACTGGTGAAAATGGTGTATTCGATCCTGGAGCAAATACAGTTGGCTTAACCATCGAAGGTGCTGGAAAATCTGGCCTTAAGATGACAACCTACTTTTTTGAAGTACTGAACAAATTGGGGATTCCTACCCATTTTATCTCTTCAGATATCGATAAGGTGCAGATGATAGTTAAAGATGCCAAAGTTTTTGGCAAAGGACTAGAGGTCATTTGCCGTTATAGAGCAGTTTGGCAGCTTTTTGAGAAGATATGCAGCGTATTGTGA
- a CDS encoding chaperone modulator CbpM — translation MEKTLFRVIDICRTNNIERTFVHELHNYGLIEIIVQEEQEFLEEEQVYHVERFSTWHYELDLNVQGIEVVSNLIDKIEELQRELRSLKVENKGGIEDNLGI, via the coding sequence ATGGAAAAGACATTATTTAGAGTAATCGATATCTGCCGTACCAATAATATAGAACGCACATTTGTTCATGAACTCCATAACTATGGGCTTATTGAAATTATTGTGCAAGAGGAACAAGAGTTCTTAGAAGAAGAGCAGGTATATCATGTGGAACGTTTTTCCACCTGGCATTATGAATTGGACCTAAATGTACAGGGAATTGAAGTTGTCAGCAACCTAATCGATAAGATTGAAGAATTACAACGCGAATTAAGATCTTTAAAGGTTGAAAATAAAGGTGGAATTGAGGATAATTTAGGCATATAG